In one Pseudomonas sp. SG20056 genomic region, the following are encoded:
- the rodA gene encoding rod shape-determining protein RodA, with amino-acid sequence MRRRATILQRLHIDGILLLLLLVLATGSLFILYSASGKNVDLLMKQATSFGIGLVGMFIIAQFEPRFMARWVPLAYVGGVALLVVVDVMGHNAMGATRWINIPGVIRFQPSEFMKIIMPATIAWYLSNRSLPPRLKHICISLAMIIVPFVLILLQPDLGTSLLIIASGGFVLFIAGLQWRWVIGAVAAVVPIAIGMWFFVMHQYQKQRVLTFLNPESDPLGSGWNIIQSKAAIGSGGVLGKGWLQGTQSHLDFLPESHTDFIIAVLAEEFGLVGVCLLLLVYMLLIARGLVITVQAQTLFGKLLAGALTMTFFVYVFVNIGMVSGLLPVVGVPLPFISYGGTSLITLLAGFGILMSIHTHRKWMTQA; translated from the coding sequence CTGCGTCGCCGCGCGACCATCCTTCAGCGTCTGCATATCGACGGCATTCTGCTGCTGTTGTTGCTGGTGCTGGCCACCGGCAGCCTGTTTATCCTGTATTCAGCCAGTGGCAAGAATGTCGATCTGCTGATGAAACAGGCCACTTCCTTCGGTATCGGCCTGGTCGGCATGTTTATCATCGCCCAGTTCGAACCGCGTTTTATGGCGCGCTGGGTGCCGCTGGCCTATGTCGGCGGCGTGGCCTTGTTGGTGGTGGTGGATGTGATGGGCCATAACGCCATGGGCGCCACGCGCTGGATCAATATCCCCGGAGTGATCCGCTTCCAGCCCTCGGAATTCATGAAAATCATCATGCCGGCGACCATCGCCTGGTACCTGTCCAACCGCAGTCTGCCGCCGCGCCTCAAACATATCTGCATCAGCCTGGCGATGATCATCGTGCCCTTTGTGCTGATTCTGCTGCAGCCGGATCTCGGTACCTCGCTGCTGATCATCGCCTCAGGCGGCTTCGTGCTGTTTATCGCCGGCCTGCAGTGGCGTTGGGTGATCGGTGCGGTGGCGGCGGTGGTGCCGATTGCTATCGGCATGTGGTTCTTCGTCATGCACCAGTACCAGAAGCAGCGCGTGCTGACCTTCCTCAACCCGGAAAGCGATCCGCTGGGCAGTGGCTGGAACATCATCCAGTCCAAGGCGGCGATTGGTTCGGGTGGGGTGCTCGGTAAGGGCTGGCTGCAAGGTACCCAGTCGCACTTGGACTTCCTGCCGGAGAGCCACACCGACTTCATCATCGCGGTACTGGCCGAGGAATTCGGCCTGGTCGGCGTGTGTTTGTTACTGCTGGTGTACATGCTGTTGATCGCGCGTGGCCTGGTGATTACCGTGCAAGCGCAGACGCTGTTCGGTAAGCTTCTCGCCGGCGCGCTGACCATGACTTTCTTCGTTTATGTCTTCGTCAATATCGGTATGGTCAGCGGCCTGCTGCCGGTGGTGGGCGTACCGCTGCCGTTTATCAGCTACGGCGGCACCTCGCTGATCACCCTGCTGGCAGGGTTTGGAATTTTGATGTCGATCCACACTCATCGGAAGTGGATGACACAGGCTTGA
- the mltB gene encoding lytic murein transglycosylase B, which yields MQNARGWMVRTAPWLALAGVCAVAQPALAGDYQQSPQVAEFVGEMTRDYGFAGEQLVELFAQVERKQAILDAISRPAEKAKPWKDYRPIFITDKRISKGVEFWKQHEETLARAEAEYGVPAQVIVAIIGVETFYGGNTGSWRVMDALSTLAFDYPPRAPFFRKELREFLLLAREEQVEPLSMTGSYAGAMGLPQFMPSSFRAYAVDFDGDGHINIWNNPTDAIGSVASYFKRHHWQPGQPVVSAATVTGEQAEQGLTVGLDPVKNVAELRALGWTSADPLADDLPVTAFRLEGANGTEYWLGQPNFFVITRYNRSVMYAMAVNQLAELLVDARGKN from the coding sequence ATGCAAAACGCGCGTGGTTGGATGGTACGTACTGCACCTTGGTTGGCGTTAGCCGGGGTGTGCGCAGTGGCTCAGCCCGCGCTGGCTGGGGATTATCAGCAATCACCGCAGGTGGCTGAGTTTGTCGGTGAAATGACCCGTGACTATGGCTTTGCCGGTGAGCAGCTGGTCGAGCTGTTCGCCCAAGTCGAACGCAAACAGGCGATCCTTGATGCCATCTCGCGTCCGGCAGAAAAGGCTAAACCGTGGAAGGATTATCGGCCGATCTTTATCACCGACAAACGCATTAGCAAGGGTGTTGAGTTCTGGAAGCAGCACGAAGAAACCCTGGCTCGCGCTGAGGCTGAGTACGGTGTGCCGGCGCAAGTGATTGTGGCCATTATCGGGGTGGAAACCTTCTATGGCGGTAACACCGGTAGCTGGCGGGTGATGGATGCTCTGTCGACCCTGGCCTTCGATTACCCGCCGCGTGCGCCGTTCTTCCGCAAGGAGCTGCGCGAGTTTCTTCTGCTGGCCCGTGAAGAACAGGTCGAGCCGCTGAGCATGACCGGCTCCTACGCCGGCGCCATGGGCCTGCCGCAATTTATGCCGAGCAGCTTCCGCGCCTACGCCGTGGACTTCGATGGCGATGGCCATATCAATATCTGGAACAATCCGACCGATGCCATCGGTAGCGTCGCCAGTTACTTCAAACGTCACCACTGGCAACCGGGGCAACCGGTAGTCAGCGCCGCCACGGTCACGGGCGAGCAGGCTGAACAGGGCCTGACCGTTGGCCTGGACCCGGTGAAGAATGTCGCTGAACTGCGAGCGCTGGGCTGGACCAGTGCCGACCCGTTGGCTGACGATTTGCCGGTGACGGCCTTCCGTCTGGAAGGTGCCAACGGCACCGAGTACTGGTTGGGCCAGCCTAACTTCTTTGTGATCACCCGCTACAATCGCAGTGTGATGTATGCCATGGCGGTCAATCAGCTGGCCGAGTTGCTGGTTGATGCACGGGGTAAGAATTGA
- a CDS encoding septal ring lytic transglycosylase RlpA family protein: MSRLPFKLVAYGSLALLLASCSSTRAPQPVAPVQQGGAISGPGDFNRPHKDGAPWWDVDVSRIPDAVPMPHYGPVKASPYTVFGKQYYPIPDARRYQAVGPASWYGTKFHGQATANGETYDLYGMTAAHKTLPLPSYVRVTNLENGKSAILRVNDRGPFYSDRIIDLSFAAAKKLGYAESGTARVKVEGIDPHEWWAQQGRPVPMVLAAPQQVAQAQPVAQPIAQPVEQYSPPPQQHAAAVLPVQIDAKKNASVGASGLYLQVAAFANPDAAELLRSKLSETVAAPVFVSSVVRNQQILHRVRLGPLSSQSEAEQLQSSVRLANLGEPTLVKAD; encoded by the coding sequence ATGTCGCGTTTGCCTTTCAAATTGGTTGCCTATGGCAGCCTGGCGCTGCTGCTGGCCAGTTGCTCGTCTACCCGTGCGCCGCAGCCGGTGGCGCCAGTACAGCAGGGCGGGGCGATTTCCGGGCCGGGTGATTTCAACCGTCCGCACAAGGATGGCGCGCCCTGGTGGGATGTTGATGTATCGCGGATTCCCGATGCGGTACCGATGCCGCACTACGGCCCGGTCAAGGCCAGTCCCTACACCGTCTTCGGTAAGCAGTACTACCCGATTCCCGATGCTCGTCGTTATCAGGCGGTGGGCCCGGCGTCCTGGTATGGCACCAAGTTTCATGGTCAGGCCACCGCTAACGGTGAAACCTACGACCTGTATGGCATGACCGCTGCACACAAAACCCTGCCGCTACCCAGCTACGTGCGTGTAACCAACCTGGAAAACGGCAAGAGCGCGATTCTGCGGGTCAATGACCGCGGGCCGTTCTATTCCGACCGGATTATTGACCTGTCCTTCGCCGCTGCGAAGAAGCTCGGCTATGCCGAAAGCGGCACCGCGCGGGTCAAGGTCGAAGGTATCGACCCGCATGAGTGGTGGGCTCAGCAGGGGCGTCCAGTGCCAATGGTCTTGGCTGCGCCGCAGCAAGTCGCCCAGGCCCAGCCGGTTGCGCAGCCTATCGCGCAGCCGGTTGAGCAGTATTCACCGCCCCCGCAGCAGCATGCCGCCGCGGTGCTCCCCGTGCAGATTGACGCAAAAAAAAACGCTTCAGTCGGAGCCTCTGGCCTGTATCTCCAAGTGGCCGCCTTCGCCAATCCGGACGCTGCGGAGCTACTTCGGTCGAAGCTGAGCGAGACAGTGGCTGCGCCAGTGTTCGTCAGCTCAGTGGTGCGCAACCAGCAGATATTGCACCGCGTGCGTCTGGGGCCGCTGAGCAGCCAAAGCGAGGCTGAGCAGCTGCAGAGCAGTGTGCGTCTGGCCAATCTCGGTGAGCCGACCCTGGTCAAGGCAGACTGA
- a CDS encoding D-alanyl-D-alanine carboxypeptidase family protein: MNITSFTQRVFLSLCLFSASTAWANQPAIPSAPQLAAKSYVLLDAASGKVLVENNGDQRLPPASLTKLMTAYIATLEIRKGKIGEQDLVPISEHAWRTGGAASGGSTMFLPLNSQATVDDLLHGVIIQSGNDASIALAEYIAGSEDAFADMMNETAARLGMNNSHFMNATGLPHPEHYSSAHDMATLARAIINEDQEHYAIYAQKEFLWNNIKQGNRNLLLWRDKTVDGLKTGHTEEAGYCLVASAVRDGARMITSVFGTVSESARAAETQKLLTYGFRFFETRTFYKQGQELAQAQVWKGAVRQIKAGLGADLSLTLPKGQLEKLQAGMILNPQLTAPIAQGDVIGKVEVKLGEEVVHSADLIALEAVEEGSFFRRLWDSISLFFFGLFN, translated from the coding sequence ATGAATATCACCAGCTTTACGCAACGCGTTTTCCTGTCACTTTGCCTTTTCAGTGCATCGACTGCCTGGGCCAATCAGCCAGCCATTCCTTCGGCGCCACAGTTGGCGGCCAAATCCTATGTGCTGCTGGATGCCGCCAGCGGCAAGGTGCTGGTAGAAAACAATGGTGATCAGCGTCTGCCGCCGGCCAGCCTGACCAAACTGATGACCGCCTACATCGCCACCCTGGAAATCCGCAAGGGCAAGATCGGCGAGCAGGACCTGGTGCCAATCAGCGAGCACGCCTGGCGTACCGGCGGTGCCGCATCCGGTGGCTCGACCATGTTCCTGCCGCTGAACAGCCAGGCAACTGTGGATGACCTGCTGCACGGTGTGATCATCCAGTCCGGCAACGACGCCAGTATCGCCCTGGCCGAGTACATTGCCGGCAGCGAAGACGCCTTCGCCGACATGATGAACGAGACCGCTGCGCGTCTGGGTATGAACAATAGCCACTTTATGAACGCCACTGGTCTGCCGCATCCGGAGCATTACTCCAGCGCCCATGACATGGCCACTCTGGCCCGTGCGATCATCAATGAAGATCAGGAGCACTATGCGATCTACGCGCAGAAGGAGTTCCTCTGGAACAACATCAAGCAGGGCAACCGCAACCTGCTGCTGTGGCGTGACAAGACCGTTGACGGCCTGAAGACCGGTCACACCGAAGAAGCCGGCTATTGCCTGGTGGCGTCGGCCGTACGTGATGGCGCGCGCATGATCACCTCGGTATTCGGCACCGTCAGCGAGTCGGCCCGTGCCGCAGAAACTCAAAAACTGCTGACCTATGGTTTCCGCTTCTTCGAAACCCGCACCTTCTACAAGCAAGGCCAGGAACTGGCTCAGGCCCAAGTGTGGAAAGGCGCTGTGCGTCAGATCAAAGCCGGCCTCGGTGCTGATCTGAGCCTGACGCTGCCGAAAGGTCAGCTGGAAAAATTGCAGGCCGGCATGATCCTCAACCCGCAGCTCACCGCCCCGATTGCCCAGGGTGATGTGATCGGCAAAGTTGAAGTGAAACTGGGTGAAGAAGTGGTGCACAGCGCCGATCTGATTGCTCTTGAGGCCGTTGAGGAAGGCAGTTTCTTCCGTCGCCTGTGGGATAGCATCAGCCTGTTCTTCTTCGGATTGTTCAACTGA
- a CDS encoding DUF493 domain-containing protein has protein sequence MNQPDVKSHKIEFPCADYPIKVVGDSGDNYKSTVIEILSQHAKVDLSTLAERQSSNGKYTTVQLHIEATSEDQLRDINSALRATGIVHMVL, from the coding sequence ATGAATCAACCAGACGTCAAATCGCACAAAATCGAATTCCCCTGCGCGGACTACCCGATCAAGGTGGTCGGTGACAGTGGCGACAACTACAAGAGTACGGTGATCGAGATCCTTAGCCAGCACGCCAAGGTCGATCTCAGCACCCTGGCCGAACGCCAGAGCAGCAACGGCAAGTACACCACCGTACAGCTGCATATCGAAGCCACCAGCGAAGATCAGCTACGCGATATCAACAGTGCCCTGCGCGCGACCGGTATCGTGCACATGGTGCTGTGA